A window of the Acidithiobacillus thiooxidans ATCC 19377 genome harbors these coding sequences:
- the efp gene encoding elongation factor P produces MKISAFDIRPGNILEHEKGLWRVLKTDFVKPGKGGAFVQVEMKNIETGTKSNTRFRSGETMEKAVVEARTMQYLYADSTGYVFMDNESFEQSILSEDLLEGQTGYLLPNTEIQVNLHNDRPIGVELPSVVVLEVTEADPAIKGQTATGSYKSARMETGITVMVPQFVNSGEKIRVNTTDGTYIDRA; encoded by the coding sequence ATGAAGATTTCGGCCTTTGATATTCGCCCCGGCAATATTCTGGAACATGAAAAAGGGCTTTGGCGTGTACTCAAAACGGATTTTGTGAAGCCTGGCAAAGGCGGGGCCTTCGTTCAGGTCGAAATGAAAAACATCGAAACAGGAACCAAATCCAATACCCGTTTCCGCTCGGGTGAAACCATGGAAAAAGCCGTTGTGGAAGCCCGAACCATGCAATATTTGTATGCCGATAGCACCGGTTATGTATTCATGGATAACGAAAGCTTTGAACAATCCATTCTCAGCGAAGATCTGCTGGAAGGTCAGACCGGGTATTTATTGCCCAATACGGAAATTCAGGTCAATTTGCATAATGATCGCCCCATTGGGGTGGAATTACCTTCGGTGGTCGTTCTTGAAGTGACCGAAGCCGATCCGGCCATCAAAGGACAGACAGCAACCGGCTCCTACAAATCAGCGCGCATGGAAACTGGCATTACGGTGATGGTGCCCCAGTTTGTGAATTCCGGGGAGAAAATCCGGGTAAATACTACTGATGGGACGTATATAGACCGGGCCTGA
- the pgsA gene encoding CDP-diacylglycerol--glycerol-3-phosphate 3-phosphatidyltransferase has protein sequence MIKRLPNYLTILRILLVPIFVALFYWGGEARTCAATAVFAIAAITDWADGYLARRYQGVSPFGTFLDPVADKIMVVTALILIASSQEMPPVLAGILISVIVGREITVSALREWMAELGERKKVAVSWLGKAKATTQMLAILFLVYREALWGVSARIIGIGLLVIAAIMTLWSMLGYLQAAWPSLMASGADLDKDG, from the coding sequence GTGATAAAGCGTTTACCCAATTATCTGACCATTCTCCGCATTCTGCTGGTGCCTATATTTGTTGCCCTGTTTTATTGGGGGGGCGAAGCAAGAACCTGTGCAGCAACGGCTGTTTTTGCCATTGCCGCCATTACCGACTGGGCAGATGGTTATCTGGCGCGACGCTATCAGGGTGTTTCACCATTCGGAACCTTTCTGGACCCGGTGGCCGACAAGATCATGGTGGTGACCGCCCTGATACTTATTGCCTCTTCGCAGGAAATGCCGCCCGTGCTGGCCGGAATACTCATCAGTGTGATCGTGGGCCGGGAGATTACCGTGTCTGCCTTGCGGGAATGGATGGCGGAACTCGGTGAGCGCAAAAAGGTGGCGGTGTCCTGGCTGGGGAAGGCCAAGGCGACTACCCAGATGCTGGCCATTTTATTTCTGGTTTATCGCGAAGCGTTGTGGGGGGTGTCCGCCCGTATTATCGGAATCGGGCTTTTGGTTATTGCCGCCATCATGACTTTGTGGAGTATGCTCGGTTACCTGCAAGCTGCCTGGCCCAGTTTGATGGCCTCTGGCGCTGATCTTGACAAGGATGGGTGA
- a CDS encoding gamma-butyrobetaine hydroxylase-like domain-containing protein — protein sequence MSDTHTQPLEIRPLMISRKMEIDWADGHTSVLSFEHLRVECPCAECKGHTPDEARVITGKEDVSIVDVLPVGNYAIQIHFSDGHSTGIFTWEYLRRLDAQQAGTA from the coding sequence ATGTCCGACACGCACACCCAGCCCCTGGAAATTCGCCCCTTGATGATCAGTCGGAAGATGGAAATTGACTGGGCAGACGGTCATACCAGTGTTCTCAGTTTTGAACATTTGCGGGTGGAGTGCCCCTGCGCGGAATGCAAGGGTCACACCCCGGATGAAGCCCGGGTGATCACCGGCAAGGAAGACGTGAGTATTGTCGATGTGCTGCCGGTTGGAAACTATGCCATTCAAATTCATTTCAGCGATGGCCACAGCACCGGGATTTTTACCTGGGAATATCTGCGTCGTCTGGACGCGCAGCAGGCCGGGACAGCATAA
- the uvrC gene encoding excinuclease ABC subunit UvrC, with protein sequence MTQESSENSANQVLESDTPFDLREFLRTLTSQPGIYQMYGVGRRLLYVGKARNLKRRVSSYFQKQRHSPKTLAMLAQVQQVEVLVTHTETEALVLEANLIKRHHPPYNILLRDDKSYPYLLIETGASYPQMSLHRGAQKKKGHYFGPYPAVTALRESMVLLQKAFRLRTCEEPTFRNRSRACLQYQIQRCSGPCVGHILPEDYARDVNDAVRFLEGRSDEAIRNLGERMQQASEQLNFEEAARRRDQIAALSKIQERQYVAQAGGGDFDVIALVQENGQWVIFVSFIRNGRQLGGRALFPQHTEDLRGPDVMAGFLMQFYNNKDVPGNLLINILPRNGAAVTEALITQSGHKVVMDAPQRGPRKRWMAMAHTNAVGALRQRTHNARAGRRRMLLLQEFFELPELPQRVECFDISHTRGEAAVASCVVFGEDGAMKEAYRRFNIRDVTGGDDYAAIEQAVYRRYGRLQKEGMALPEIVLIDGGPGQLARAEAALAMLEIDEIQLCGVSKGTTRRPGMELLYVPGWPMARQLPPDDPALLVIQEIRDEAHRFAITGHRARRSKNRQESDLDSITGIGAKRRMALLRAFGGLKGIRDAGLDDLQRVEGIHQELAQRIYDHFH encoded by the coding sequence ATGACGCAAGAATCCTCTGAAAATTCTGCCAATCAGGTGCTGGAATCTGATACACCTTTTGATCTCCGGGAGTTTTTGCGTACGCTGACCAGTCAGCCCGGCATTTATCAGATGTACGGCGTCGGCAGACGCCTGCTTTATGTCGGTAAGGCGCGCAATCTGAAACGCCGCGTGAGTTCGTACTTTCAGAAACAGCGGCATAGTCCCAAAACCCTCGCTATGCTGGCGCAGGTGCAACAGGTCGAAGTGCTCGTCACCCATACGGAAACAGAGGCCCTGGTGCTTGAGGCGAATCTCATCAAGCGCCACCATCCCCCCTATAATATCTTGCTGCGCGATGACAAAAGTTATCCGTATTTGCTGATTGAAACCGGTGCGTCTTACCCGCAAATGAGTCTGCACCGTGGCGCACAAAAGAAAAAGGGACATTATTTTGGTCCATACCCGGCGGTGACGGCCTTACGTGAAAGTATGGTGCTGCTGCAAAAGGCTTTCCGTTTGCGGACTTGTGAAGAACCTACGTTTCGCAATCGCAGTCGCGCCTGCCTGCAATACCAGATTCAGCGTTGCAGTGGCCCCTGTGTGGGGCATATTCTCCCTGAAGACTACGCCCGGGATGTGAATGATGCCGTTCGTTTTCTGGAGGGCAGGAGTGACGAGGCCATTCGCAATCTGGGCGAAAGGATGCAACAGGCATCAGAACAGTTGAATTTTGAAGAAGCGGCTCGGCGTCGCGATCAGATTGCCGCCCTGTCCAAAATTCAGGAGCGCCAATATGTGGCGCAAGCGGGTGGTGGCGATTTTGATGTGATAGCCCTGGTCCAGGAAAATGGACAATGGGTCATTTTTGTCAGCTTTATCCGCAATGGTCGCCAACTGGGTGGCAGGGCCTTGTTTCCTCAGCATACTGAAGACCTGCGCGGGCCGGATGTCATGGCAGGTTTTCTCATGCAGTTCTATAATAACAAGGATGTGCCGGGGAATCTTTTAATCAATATATTGCCTCGCAACGGCGCTGCAGTGACAGAAGCCTTGATAACCCAGTCCGGGCATAAAGTGGTTATGGATGCGCCGCAGCGGGGGCCCCGTAAACGCTGGATGGCTATGGCACATACCAATGCTGTGGGGGCATTGCGTCAGCGTACCCATAACGCTCGTGCGGGGCGGCGGAGAATGTTGTTGCTGCAGGAGTTTTTTGAGCTTCCTGAGTTGCCGCAGAGAGTGGAATGTTTTGATATCAGTCATACCCGGGGTGAGGCGGCAGTAGCTTCCTGCGTGGTTTTCGGTGAAGATGGGGCGATGAAGGAAGCCTATCGCCGTTTCAACATCCGTGATGTGACCGGTGGCGATGATTACGCGGCGATTGAGCAGGCGGTCTATCGGCGCTATGGTCGTCTGCAAAAAGAAGGAATGGCGTTGCCTGAGATTGTTCTGATAGATGGCGGACCAGGGCAATTGGCACGTGCCGAGGCGGCACTGGCGATGCTGGAAATTGATGAGATTCAGCTTTGCGGCGTATCCAAGGGGACAACCCGCAGACCCGGAATGGAACTGCTGTATGTACCCGGTTGGCCGATGGCCCGGCAGTTGCCGCCCGATGATCCTGCCTTGTTGGTGATTCAGGAAATCAGGGATGAAGCGCATCGTTTTGCCATTACCGGTCATCGTGCGCGACGGAGCAAAAACCGTCAGGAGTCAGATCTGGATAGCATCACGGGCATTGGTGCCAAACGCCGCATGGCGTTGCTGCGTGCTTTTGGCGGGCTGAAGGGCATTCGCGATGCGGGTCTGGACGACTTGCAACGAGTGGAGGGAATTCATCAGGAATTGGCCCAACGCATTTATGATCATTTTCATTAA
- a CDS encoding APC family permease — protein MPVSRKSDTSQKNALKREGGLVGLILACVGASIGSGWLFGPLFTAKMAGPLAIGSWILGAAAILLLALVFAELAPMIPRAGAVVHLAHVGNGPIVGHMWSWILFLSYASIAPLEVTAVLTYANNYYPGLLQPHTDLLSSFGFLIAVIMLGLFVITNFMVIGWVLRINNAATWWKIGIPLLTAVMLIAVAWHPGNFHMRADNTLSDVHGMFIAIASGGVIFSLLGFRHAIDLAGESKNPKRDVPIAVIGSVLIASAVYIAVQVAFLGAVNPADIAKDGWVHLHFQGVNGPFAALAAAVGIGWLATLLYVDAFISPAGTGLIYTTTAARVTLATAETGAAPMWLNKINRYGVPWVTLILLFLVGIIFFLPFPSWQKMVGYIASMTVLSYAIGPIALIQIRKAMPNLERPFRLWGAPVLAPIAFVVSTWIVYWSGLRTLNFIFITLFVLLAIYALTGVFRKGRWAEMGWQYMWWIFPYFIGMWALSWVGPKDLGGLGYLAFFPSMGALAVLALSVFYLAIRESVADKTMRIYMRQFGNKVPPAAP, from the coding sequence ATGCCTGTGTCCAGGAAATCCGACACTTCTCAAAAAAATGCTCTAAAACGTGAAGGCGGACTCGTTGGTCTGATATTGGCCTGTGTAGGAGCATCCATAGGTTCTGGCTGGTTATTCGGGCCGTTGTTCACGGCAAAAATGGCTGGCCCGTTGGCCATCGGGTCCTGGATTCTGGGAGCGGCGGCCATTCTTTTGCTGGCCCTGGTGTTTGCCGAGTTGGCACCCATGATTCCGCGTGCCGGAGCAGTCGTCCATCTGGCGCATGTCGGCAATGGACCTATTGTCGGACATATGTGGAGCTGGATTTTATTTCTTTCCTACGCCTCCATCGCCCCGCTGGAAGTGACGGCCGTATTGACCTATGCCAATAACTATTATCCGGGTCTGTTGCAGCCGCATACGGATTTGCTGAGTAGTTTCGGGTTTTTGATCGCCGTGATCATGCTCGGTTTGTTTGTAATCACCAATTTCATGGTGATTGGCTGGGTACTCAGGATCAATAATGCGGCGACCTGGTGGAAAATTGGCATTCCTTTATTAACGGCGGTGATGTTGATTGCGGTGGCCTGGCATCCCGGAAACTTTCACATGCGCGCTGACAATACCCTGAGTGATGTGCATGGCATGTTCATCGCCATTGCCAGCGGTGGGGTCATATTCAGTTTGCTGGGTTTTCGTCATGCCATAGATTTGGCCGGAGAAAGTAAAAATCCCAAGCGGGATGTGCCTATTGCCGTTATCGGTTCGGTGCTGATTGCTTCAGCGGTCTACATCGCCGTCCAGGTTGCTTTTCTCGGTGCGGTGAATCCTGCAGATATTGCCAAAGATGGATGGGTACATTTGCATTTCCAGGGGGTAAATGGCCCCTTTGCGGCCTTGGCAGCGGCGGTGGGCATTGGCTGGTTGGCTACCTTACTGTATGTGGATGCTTTTATTTCGCCCGCAGGCACCGGGCTGATTTACACGACCACTGCGGCGCGGGTTACCTTGGCTACGGCTGAAACTGGTGCAGCACCCATGTGGCTGAACAAGATCAATCGATATGGCGTTCCCTGGGTGACGCTTATTCTATTGTTTCTGGTTGGCATTATATTTTTTCTGCCTTTCCCGTCCTGGCAGAAAATGGTCGGATATATTGCCTCCATGACGGTGCTTTCCTATGCTATCGGACCCATTGCCCTGATTCAGATTCGTAAGGCCATGCCCAATCTTGAGCGTCCATTTCGTTTGTGGGGGGCACCGGTGCTGGCCCCTATCGCCTTTGTGGTATCCACCTGGATTGTTTACTGGTCAGGTTTGCGCACGCTGAACTTTATTTTTATTACGCTATTTGTGTTATTGGCTATTTATGCGCTTACTGGAGTTTTTCGAAAAGGCCGCTGGGCAGAAATGGGCTGGCAGTACATGTGGTGGATATTCCCATATTTTATAGGGATGTGGGCCCTCAGTTGGGTTGGTCCCAAAGATCTGGGTGGTCTGGGTTATTTGGCATTTTTCCCGAGTATGGGGGCCTTGGCGGTTTTGGCTCTCAGCGTATTTTATCTGGCTATTCGTGAGTCAGTAGCGGATAAAACCATGCGCATATATATGCGTCAGTTTGGCAACAAGGTGCCTCCAGCCGCTCCTTAG
- a CDS encoding FtsB family cell division protein produces the protein MFDWAQFKAKVNTAKSEMRLVDFMLLAALCALQYPLWFGTGSWLNVGELHHKLESKEVVLKKLEARNDHLEAKVVSLQSGDRAVEELARRHLGMVSKGEIFVWVIPATEKS, from the coding sequence ATGTTTGATTGGGCGCAGTTCAAAGCCAAAGTGAATACGGCAAAATCAGAAATGCGCCTGGTTGATTTCATGTTGCTCGCCGCTTTGTGTGCTTTGCAATACCCGCTGTGGTTTGGAACGGGCAGCTGGTTAAATGTGGGTGAATTACATCACAAGCTGGAGAGCAAGGAAGTAGTTTTGAAAAAGCTGGAAGCGCGCAATGATCATCTGGAAGCCAAGGTGGTCAGCCTGCAAAGCGGAGATCGCGCCGTAGAAGAGTTGGCGCGCCGCCATTTGGGGATGGTCAGTAAAGGCGAAATTTTTGTCTGGGTGATTCCGGCAACGGAAAAATCCTGA